A genomic segment from Pelobates fuscus isolate aPelFus1 chromosome 7, aPelFus1.pri, whole genome shotgun sequence encodes:
- the TWF2 gene encoding twinfilin-2 — translation MAHQTGIHATPELKDFFAKARNGSIRLIKVVIEEEQLMLGAHKELRLNWDQDYDALVLPLLDETEPCYILYRLDSQNAQGYEWLFLSWSPDNSPVRLKMLYAATRATVKKEFGGGHIKDEIFGTLKEDIALSGYQKHVSSCAAPAPLTAAERELQQIKINEVKTEISVESKQQTLQGLSFPLRPEAEEAILLLKQKKINYIQLRLDLEKETVDLVHTKHTEIRDLPSRIPQDTARYHFFLYKHSHEGDHLESVVFIYSMPGYKCSIKERMLYSSCKNRLLESVEQAFQLDIAKKVEIEDGSELTPEFLYDEVHPKQHAFKQAFAKPKGPAGKRGQKRLIKGPGENGEDN, via the exons CTACACCGGAACTGAAAGATTTCTTTGCAAAGGCCCGCAATGGATCTATACGACTCATTAAAGTGGTCATTGAAGAAG AACAGCTGATGTTGGGAGCTCATAAAGAACTCCGGCTAAACTGGGACCAAGATTATGATGCACTGGTGCTCCCGTTGCTAGATGAGACTGAGCCGTGTTATATCCTTTATCGCCTTGACAGCCAGAATGCCCAGGGATATGAATGGCTTTTCTTGTCATGGTCACCTGATAACTCCCCG GTGCGATTGAAGATGTTGTATGCAGCTACACGAGCAACTGTGAAAAAAGAGTTTGGGGGCGGGCACATTAAGGATGAAATCTTTGGAACGCTGAAG GAAGACATTGCTCTTAGTGGATACCAGAAGCACGTCTCCTCTTGTGCAGCACCAGCTCCACTCACTGCAGCAGAGCGGGAATtacagcaaattaaaataaatgag GTAAAAACAGAGATTAGTGTGGAGAGCAAACAACAAACTCTACAAGGACTTTCCTTCCCTCTGAGACCAGAGGCGGAAGAGGCCATCTTGCTCCTAAAGCAGAAAAAAATCAATTATATACAGCTG AGACTGGATTTAGAGAAGGAGACAGTTGATTTGGTGCACACAAAGCATACGGAGATCAGAGACCTTCCATCTAGAATCCCACAAGATACAGCTCGTTATCACTTCTTCCTCTACAAACACTCCCATGAAGGTGACCACTTGGAATCTGTAG TGTTTATTTACTCCATGCCGGGATATAAATGCAGCATCAAAGAGAGAATGCTTTACTCCAGCTGCAAGAACAGACTTCTGGAATCTGTAGAGCAGGCTTTCCAACTGGACATTGCAAAGAAG gttGAAATTGAAGATGGTTCTGAACTAACCCCCGAGTTCCTCTATGACGAAGTTCACCCCAAGCAACATGCCTTCAAACAGGCGTTTGCCAAACCAAAAGGACCTGCAGGGAAACGAGGCCAAAAACGCCTTATAAAGGGGCCTGGTGAAAACGGCGAGGACAATTAA